GGCTTGCTGCGTATCGAAGCGGCGCGGCCCACGCTCAATGGCCTCGAGCGCCACTTGGTTACGCTGCACCGCGCCGTTGCGCAGTTTCAGCCCCACGCCGTGGTTATCGACCCCATCAGTAATCTGGTATCGGTGGGCAGCCTCAATGAGGTGCGCAGTATGCTTACTCGTATGATTGATTTTCTAAAGGTTAACAATATTACGGCCCTGTTTACGGCCCTCATCAGTGCCCGCGATGGCCGCATGGACATGACGGAGGAAGGCGTCTCGTCATTGGTCGATACCTGGGTGTCGGTGCGCGACCTCGAAGGTATTGGCGAGCGCAACCGGGGCCTGAGCATACTCAAGGCCCGGGGCATGTCGCACTCCAACCAGGTGCGCGAGTTTTTAGTAACGGAAAACGGTATCCAGCTGCTGGATGTAATAATCGGCCCTGCCGGCATCATTACCGGAGCGGGTCGCCTCACCCAGCGAATTCAGGAAGAGGCGCAGCGGGCGGTGCAGCAGCACGAATCGGCCCGACGCGACCGCGACCTCGAGCGTAAGCGCCGCGTACTCGAAGCAACCATTGCCAACCTGCGCACCGAGTTTGAAACCGTTGAAGAAGAGCTGCGGCGCATCAGCCATGAAGAGCAGACCCGTGAAACCAGCCTGCACGAGAGCCGCGCGGTCCTGGCCAAAGGTCTTTCGGCCGATTATTTAGCTGCCAAGCCCAACACCCGGCCCTAGGGGCCGTATGCTAATACATTATGATGGAAGTGAGGGAAGACATAGGCGAAAACAGCCCGCCGGAAGAAGGCGAAACGTGGGAGCTGCGGCTGTACGTAGCCGGCCAAACTGCTAAATCAATTGCGGCCCTGGCTAACCTGCGCCGCTACTGCGAGCAGCATATGCCGGGCCGCTACCACCTGGAGGTGATTGACTTGCTTGAAAAGCCCCAGCTGGCCGAAGGCGACCAGATTCTGGCCATTCCTACGCTGGTGCGTAAAATGCCCGAGCCAATCCGCAAGGTTATCGGCGACCTCTCGAATGAGGAGCGCGTATTTGTCGGGCTCGACCTGCGCCCGAAGCGCCCTTAGGCCTTGCCCATGAGCCCCGCTACCATTCCTGCCGAAGAACCTGCCTACGAATTTTACCTCTACGTAACGGGAGCTACTCCTAATTCGACCCGGGCGCTGCGCAATATTAAAGAGATTTGTGAGGTGCATTTACAAGGTCAGTATATATTAAAAATAGTAGATATATACCAAGAGCCCCAGGTGGCCCAGCAGGAGCAGATTATAGCCAGCCCCACGCTGATACGGCGCCGCCCGCTGCCCCAGCGGCGCCTGGTAGGTGACCTTTCTAACCGGGCAACCGTATTGGCTGTATTAGGAATTGACCACCTGCTGCCCCCGGCTTCTGTATCATGACCCCCACCGCCGCTGACCTGGCCCGGGAAAACGAAGAGCTACGCCACCAACTGCGGGAGGCTGAAGAGCTGATTGCGGCCGTGCGCACCGGGGCGGTTGATGCGCTGGCCATTCACGGAGCCGACGGGCCGCGCATCTTTACCCTCGAAAGTGCCGACCACGGCTACCGCCACCTGGTAGAGCAGATGAGCGAAGGGGCAGTTCTGCTCGCGGCCGATGGCTTTGTGCTGTATTGCAACGCCGCCCTGGCGCAGGTGCTGGGCTGCCCGCTCAGTGATATCCTGGGCCATGCCTTCACCGACTTTATTCCGGCCGAGTACCAGCGCTACTGGGCCGAGCTGTGGCAGCAGGGCTGGGCCACCCAGGCCCGCGGCGAGCTGCCGCTGCAAAACTGCCTCGATAAGGTACTGCGCCCGTTTTCAGTGTCGATGAACGTGCTCACTTTTAGCGGAACATCTACCCTGGCGGTGCTGCTGGCCGACGTGTCGGCGCGCCTGGAGATATCCTCCATCCGCTCGGTAGTTGCCAAGCAGAACAAGCTGCTCGACCGCAAAAACGAGGAGCTGGTGCGCCAGCAGGCGGCGCACCAGGCGGCCGAGCGCACGGCCGTCGAAGTGAGCCGCGTGCTGGAAGGAATTCCGCAGATAGCCTGGACTGCCGATGCCAGGGGCGAAACTACCTTTCTCAATCACCGCTGGTTCGACTACGTGGGCGAGCCGGCTATTACGCCGGAGCAGATTGCCAGCCGCATTCACCCCGACGACTTCCGGCCCGCGATGCAGAGCTGGGAAAAAAGCCTGGCCACCCAGGAGCCGCTGGAGCTCGAATGCCGCATCCTGAATAGCCGCGGCGAATACCGCTGGATGCTGGGCCGGGCCTTGCCCTCGCGCAATGAGGAGGGCGAGATTATTCAGTGGATTGGCACCTACACCGATATCCATGAGCACAAGCTGGCCCAGGAGCGCGTGGCCCAGGCCCATCAGCTGCTGCACGATAATAACGAAGAGCTGACCCGCGTAAATATAGACCTGGATAGCTTTATCTACACGGCCTCGCATGACCTGAAGGGCCCGATTACCAACATCGAAGGGCTGCTCGAAGCCCTGGCCGATGAGCTGCCCGTCAAAAACCTGTTACCCGGCCCGGTTTCGTCTATCCTGATGATGCTCGATAAATCGGTCGAGCGCTTTCAGCGCACTATCGAGCAGCTCAGCGATGTGGCCAAGCTTCAGCGCGAGCATGGCCTGGCCAGCACGCCGGTGCTGCTGGCACCGGTAGTGCGCGACGTCAGCCTCGACCTGGCTTCGATGCTGCGCACCACCGGCGCGCAGCTTACCGTTGACCTGGCCGACCAGCTTACGGTGCGCTTTCTGGAAAAAAACCTGCGCAGTCTGGTGTACAATCTGCTTAATAATGCCCTCAAGTACCGTGCGCCCGAACGGGTGCCGCAAGTGACGATACGGGCGCAGCCGGATGGGCGCTACGTACGCCTAACCGTGCAGGATAATGGCCTGGGCATCGACCCAGCGGGCCAGCGCAAGCTTTTCGGCCTGTTTGAGCGCCTGCACAGCCACGTAGAGGGCAGCGGCATCGGCCTGTTTATGGTTAAGAAGATGGTGGAGAATGCGGGGGGGCGCATCTGGGTTGAGAGCGAGCTGGACGTAGGCTCGGCATTCAACGTGCTGCTGCCGCAGTAAGCTGCTCGCAAGGGCGCTCGAGCCGGTGGTAATTTTACGGCTATGCTACCCGCTGAGCCACGCAA
The sequence above is drawn from the Hymenobacter baengnokdamensis genome and encodes:
- a CDS encoding circadian clock KaiB family protein, with the translated sequence MSPATIPAEEPAYEFYLYVTGATPNSTRALRNIKEICEVHLQGQYILKIVDIYQEPQVAQQEQIIASPTLIRRRPLPQRRLVGDLSNRATVLAVLGIDHLLPPASVS
- a CDS encoding circadian clock KaiB family protein, yielding MMEVREDIGENSPPEEGETWELRLYVAGQTAKSIAALANLRRYCEQHMPGRYHLEVIDLLEKPQLAEGDQILAIPTLVRKMPEPIRKVIGDLSNEERVFVGLDLRPKRP
- a CDS encoding ATP-binding protein, which codes for MTPTAADLARENEELRHQLREAEELIAAVRTGAVDALAIHGADGPRIFTLESADHGYRHLVEQMSEGAVLLAADGFVLYCNAALAQVLGCPLSDILGHAFTDFIPAEYQRYWAELWQQGWATQARGELPLQNCLDKVLRPFSVSMNVLTFSGTSTLAVLLADVSARLEISSIRSVVAKQNKLLDRKNEELVRQQAAHQAAERTAVEVSRVLEGIPQIAWTADARGETTFLNHRWFDYVGEPAITPEQIASRIHPDDFRPAMQSWEKSLATQEPLELECRILNSRGEYRWMLGRALPSRNEEGEIIQWIGTYTDIHEHKLAQERVAQAHQLLHDNNEELTRVNIDLDSFIYTASHDLKGPITNIEGLLEALADELPVKNLLPGPVSSILMMLDKSVERFQRTIEQLSDVAKLQREHGLASTPVLLAPVVRDVSLDLASMLRTTGAQLTVDLADQLTVRFLEKNLRSLVYNLLNNALKYRAPERVPQVTIRAQPDGRYVRLTVQDNGLGIDPAGQRKLFGLFERLHSHVEGSGIGLFMVKKMVENAGGRIWVESELDVGSAFNVLLPQ